The following are encoded together in the Fundulus heteroclitus isolate FHET01 chromosome 19, MU-UCD_Fhet_4.1, whole genome shotgun sequence genome:
- the LOC105938400 gene encoding adhesion G-protein coupled receptor G2-like: MSPTVADLHWKLVLKMSVVFFGLLVQNHFCEASSPEERIKHLLFVSDNNSVNASFPSNTIFPDQNGTELCFNIPANKNNGGCCKNFSCDTTVKHNTDAPYNLILNEASLTHDIVVFMNSSFHFSCMPSTLYNLTENMLYHPFDFILNLDKCLRPGGKNVRVSQEDLSNCTKDIASDEKNGVKVTKYVISLGLNTTKSCTEKITYKLPGKDPEVNLIFNASDTRINTTEAANIMNDLGSRLDLMGNASTAKLKMGNVTGVIAKLPKQNQKRIDFGFTSSGNVKILQESDPVVYFPHSVHLPQEASQMAVANNGSFVGVLHFPEIPEIDQNHSLFNNEMLGIEMGANIFGLSQTINIHFINVNKTGFNATCVSWDGKNNNENNANWTTNGCLTNKINDSITCQCSHLTFFAILMSPSAFGNADPNNNPNNSTGIISSSDLKTLTQITKAGCGMSMFFLGVALFMHFLIRKNKASQAVQILMNLFVALFILNFCFLINESIANLKVSAACVAMAAILHYSMLATFTWFFIQALHLYFNLHKISTDIKFYMHKICIPGWVIPAVVVIGLLASKKYDYIEISDNNGTSANMCWIPDHTIHRGVNIGYYSIVFIFTLTIFIVTVVQITHFTSKKGKTQDKSSTKKRFFSLLGLFSLLGITWGFAFFSYGPLLLPSYYIFTILNSFQGFFLFVYYYFSSRIVAEDKKQPVNSSSSGTTENVYTSSPYG, from the exons ATGTCGCCGACGGTTGCAGATCTTCACTGGAAGTTGGTTTTAAAGATGTCTGTCGTCTTTTTTGGGCTTTTGGTACAGAACCACTTTTGTGAAGCCTCAA GCCCAGAGGAAAGGATCAAGCATTTGCTGTTTGTCAGTGACAATAATTCTGTTAATGCAAGTTTCCCATCAA atacaATCTTTCCAGATCAGAATGGAACTGAACTTTGTTTCAACATCccagcaaacaaaaacaatggag GCTGTTGCAAAAATTTCAGCTGTGACACAACAGTAAAACACAACACCGACGCCCCTTACAACTTGATTCTTAATGAAGCTTCTCTGACGCATGACATTGTGGTGTTTATGAACTCATCTTTTCATTTCTCGTGTATGCCATCAACACTTTACAATTTAACAG agaacatgtTATATCATCCTTTCGATTTTATCCTCAATCTTGACAAGTGCTTAAGACCAG GTGGCAAGAATGTCAGAGTGAGTCAGGAAGATTTGAGCAACTGTACAAAAGATATAGCCTCTGATGAAAAAAACG gtGTAAAAGTGACAAAGTATGTAATCTCGTTAGGCCTCAATACTACAAAATCTTGCACAGAAAAAATAACTTATAAGCTACCAGGGAAGGATCCAGAAGTAAATTTGATCTTCAATGCTTCAGACACACGTATAAATACAACAGAAGCAGC AAATATAATGAATGATCTCGGTTCAAGGCTGGATCTGATGGGCAATGCAAGCACTGCAAAGCTCAAAATGGGCAATGTCACTGGGGTGATTGCTAAATTGccaaaacaaaatcagaaacGCATAGACTTTGGTTTCACATCAAGTGGGAATGTGAAA ATTCTCCAGGAAAGCGACCCGGTGGTGTACTTCCCTCACAGTGTTCACCTTCCCCAAGAAGCCAGTCAAATGGCAGTTGCAAACAATGGCTCATTTGTTGGAGTTTTGCATTTTCCAGAGATTCCTGAG ATTGACCAAAATCATTCCCTTTTCAATAATGAGATGCTGGGGATTGAAATGGGAGCAAATATATTTGGTCTCTCACAAACCATCAACATTCACTTTATCAACGTGAACAAG ACTGGGTTCAATGCCACTTGTGTATCATGGGAtggaaaaaataacaatg AGAATAATGCAAACTGGACCACAAATGGCTGTCTAACAAACAAGATCAATGACAGCATCACATGCCAATGTTCCCATCTTACATTTTTTGCTATTCTCATG TCACCATCTGCATTTGGTAATGCTGATCCCAATAACAATCCTAATAATTCTACTGGAATAATCAGCTCATCTGACTTGAAAACCCTGACCCAAATCACAAAAGCTGGTTGTGGTATGTCCATGTTCTTCCTAGGTGTGGCTCTCTTCATGCATTTTCtcataag GAAAAATAAAGCCAGTCAAGCCGTGCAGATCCTGATGAATCTCTTTGTCGCCCTGTTCATCCTGAACTTTTGCTTCTTGATAAATGAGTCAATCGCTAACCTGAAGGTCTCGGCAGCATGTGTGGCGATGGCAGCGATTCTGCACTACAGCATGCTGGCCACATTCACTTGGTTCTTTATCCAGGCTTTGCACCTGTACTTCAATCTGCACAAAATCTCCACAGACATTAAattttacatgcacaaaatttgcATCCCAGGGTGGG TCATTCCAGCTGTGGTGGTGATAGGACTTCTTGCTTCAAAGAAATATGATTATATTGAAATTTCTGATAATAATGGAACCTCAGCGAATAT GTGCTGGATCCCTGATCATACAATCCACAGAGGAGTGAACATTGGTTACTATAGCATTGTGTTCATCTTCACGTTAACCATATTCATAGTGACTGTCGTGCAGATCACACACTTTACTTCCAAGAAAGGAAAAACCCAGGACAAAAGCTCCACCAAGAAaaggtttttttctcttttgggtCTTTTCAGCCTTTTGGGCATCACCTGGGGATTTGCATTTTTTAGCTACGGCCCCCTACTCCTTCCCTCCTACTACATCTTCACCATCCTCAACTCCTTTCAAG gatttttcctATTCGTCTACTACTACTTTTCAAGCAGGATAGTTGctgaagacaaaaaacaacctgtaaacagcagcagcagcggtacCACAGAGAATGTGTACACTTCATCTCCCTATGGATAA